A region of Veillonellaceae bacterium DNA encodes the following proteins:
- a CDS encoding ABC transporter ATP-binding protein → MSILSVEKLGVVMQDKVILQDCSFETEAGKFIGIIGPNGSGKTTFLKAVRGLIPYTIGRVYLYGQDIAGMKEKAIARKLAYMQQSVEVRFGYTAEEIVMTARYPYLKWWQNEGSSDKELVERAMRFAGVWHLRKSRINEVSGGERQRIFLAKALAQETDILFLDEPTAALDLVYADEIFRYCRTLCRNGKTIVLVVHDLEMAAKFCDRLLLFSKGQIIRDGAPDDVLTADNLAKAFHLSSTVYDDPYFSQRRIFIYPNGTERAESYCRSGKGLPERSSTVILKEQL, encoded by the coding sequence ATGAGTATTCTAAGCGTAGAAAAGCTGGGAGTCGTCATGCAGGACAAAGTCATCCTGCAGGACTGCTCATTTGAGACGGAAGCCGGGAAGTTCATCGGCATCATCGGGCCGAACGGCTCTGGCAAGACGACATTCCTGAAAGCAGTGCGGGGGCTCATCCCCTATACGATCGGCCGTGTGTACTTGTACGGGCAAGACATTGCCGGCATGAAGGAGAAGGCAATCGCGAGAAAGCTTGCCTATATGCAGCAAAGCGTAGAGGTGAGATTCGGCTATACGGCGGAGGAAATCGTGATGACCGCGCGCTACCCTTACCTGAAATGGTGGCAGAATGAAGGTTCTTCCGACAAGGAACTGGTAGAGCGGGCCATGCGTTTTGCAGGAGTCTGGCACCTTAGAAAGTCGCGGATCAATGAGGTGAGCGGCGGGGAGAGGCAGCGTATTTTCCTGGCCAAGGCACTGGCGCAGGAGACGGATATCCTTTTTCTCGATGAACCCACGGCGGCTCTCGATCTGGTGTATGCCGATGAAATATTCAGGTACTGCAGGACGCTTTGCAGGAATGGGAAAACCATTGTCCTTGTCGTGCATGATCTGGAAATGGCAGCCAAATTCTGCGACCGGCTGCTGCTGTTTTCCAAAGGACAGATTATCAGGGACGGCGCGCCGGATGACGTGCTGACGGCAGACAATCTGGCAAAAGCCTTCCATTTGTCTTCTACCGTTTATGATGATCCTTACTTTTCGCAGCGCCGCATTTTCATCTATCCCAACGGGACGGAGCGGGCAGAATCCTATTGCCGCAGCGGTAAGGGACTGCCTGAGCGTTCGTCGACAGTGATTCTCAAGGAGCAATTATGA
- a CDS encoding radical SAM protein yields the protein MIQLVILALTGSCNLACTYCYASNQAKTFIKKETIDALISRLVEERNESMKAPPLTVQLTGGEPLLACRQISYLVRRMEEAGLHASFQLQTNATLMTPAIASFIKKHHIAAGVSLDGVPEVNDLTRPEQGGGGSSLKTLRGIRILAESGVEIGVTCVVSRYNAAHLDALVDLCFYMGNVRKIGFNLLRPQGRGTKEAKAEAMAAVKGISRAILHAREMESLTGRTMIISQMEKCGKLEAGYQPFSHCYAWHDNGMYVDPEGSIYACASLSGQERFRLGNVYGGVEPEKAEALRRKLETVVNYCSRCRYLEECGGACYSRADEWGAVDETECAVRKACIHLYEINHPEKEAARGGHSVGIKGDRE from the coding sequence ATGATCCAGCTGGTCATCCTGGCGCTGACGGGTTCATGCAATCTGGCCTGCACGTATTGCTATGCATCCAATCAGGCAAAGACATTCATAAAAAAGGAAACGATAGATGCACTCATCAGCCGCCTTGTGGAAGAAAGAAATGAGAGCATGAAAGCGCCGCCTCTGACCGTGCAGCTGACGGGCGGCGAACCGCTTCTTGCTTGTAGGCAGATTTCATACCTGGTCAGGCGCATGGAGGAAGCAGGTCTTCATGCATCCTTCCAGCTGCAGACAAATGCCACGCTCATGACGCCGGCCATAGCATCATTTATCAAAAAGCATCACATAGCGGCAGGCGTCAGCCTTGACGGAGTGCCGGAAGTGAATGATCTGACAAGGCCGGAGCAGGGCGGAGGCGGCTCTTCCCTGAAGACACTCCGGGGCATCCGCATACTGGCAGAATCCGGAGTCGAAATCGGTGTGACCTGCGTTGTGTCCAGATATAACGCAGCGCATCTGGATGCGCTTGTCGACCTGTGCTTTTATATGGGAAATGTCAGGAAAATCGGCTTCAACCTCCTGCGTCCGCAGGGCCGGGGCACGAAAGAGGCGAAGGCAGAAGCCATGGCTGCCGTCAAAGGTATCAGCAGGGCCATTCTGCATGCCAGAGAAATGGAGTCCCTGACGGGGCGGACCATGATCATTTCACAAATGGAAAAATGCGGGAAACTCGAGGCGGGCTATCAGCCTTTTTCACACTGCTACGCCTGGCATGATAACGGCATGTATGTGGACCCGGAAGGATCCATATACGCCTGCGCGTCCCTGTCGGGGCAGGAGCGTTTCAGGCTGGGGAATGTATACGGCGGTGTCGAGCCAGAGAAGGCAGAGGCCCTTAGGAGGAAGCTAGAGACGGTCGTGAATTACTGCTCAAGATGCAGGTACCTTGAAGAGTGCGGCGGTGCCTGCTACAGTCGCGCGGATGAATGGGGCGCGGTCGATGAGACGGAATGCGCCGTGAGAAAGGCATGCATCCATCTATATGAAATAAATCATCCGGAAAAAGAGGCTGCGAGGGGCGGCCATAGCGTTGGAATCAAAGGAGACAGGGAATGA
- a CDS encoding VWA domain-containing protein, producing the protein MAGHTGKEAGAALDRALAPGDVRTSIERALMMCVVNRNLSGVLISGPSGSGKSYRVRKFMREHGISMATLPLHATEEVLADQVDLETTLRTGTVTAEKGFISRNEGGIIYIDDVNLLRPAVLQQLWQAEKDTVTGMPRFTIIGSMNPSEGLLPQAVLEKFDLFVQVNSPGREERLSVLKEEARKLKDTGKSDSRNARPAESGENHDAQGMVKVLQETEDVRMARRAAESMECSRAHMLLAASYCRQAGTQGNDAEMVLLRAAAALGAIEKSSFILPKHIEEAAIYVLPHRMHEVQGESESQEEPEESRQEQPAEDAGEDASPESTEETDFSDGGDGEVENPPAGSANQETSMDSGHQTDPGKEEEGQEESSGSFSLPDIVAAIGRNLGGLSFGTDQTTDRFARSGSGKRMMTQSDTKEGRYVRAVMPKGKDIDLAVDATIRAAAPYQRLRDKHGLAIAVHKEDWRSKQRERRIGCHILFVVDASGSMGAEKRMEAVKGAIYSLLRDAYEKRDSVGLIVFRKKTAEVVIPFTRSVELAQKNLEKMATGGRTPLAEGLHKAYEELRRLFIREPHGRPLLVLVTDGRATYGQSSDPAEEAMERARELASLEVESIVIDTENDFVSMGIARPLARILKAAWYPLDSINENAVLRAVQGPRLKK; encoded by the coding sequence ATGGCGGGCCATACAGGAAAGGAAGCAGGAGCTGCGCTTGACCGGGCGCTCGCTCCGGGTGACGTCAGGACAAGCATCGAGCGTGCACTGATGATGTGCGTCGTAAACAGGAACCTTTCGGGCGTCCTGATATCCGGTCCTTCGGGATCCGGCAAAAGTTACCGCGTGAGAAAATTCATGCGCGAACATGGCATTTCCATGGCGACACTGCCCCTGCATGCGACGGAGGAGGTCCTCGCAGACCAGGTCGATCTGGAAACGACGCTGCGCACAGGGACCGTTACAGCAGAAAAGGGATTCATATCCAGAAACGAGGGCGGCATCATCTACATCGATGATGTGAACCTGCTCCGGCCGGCCGTTCTGCAGCAGCTTTGGCAGGCGGAGAAGGACACGGTGACGGGGATGCCCCGCTTCACGATCATCGGCTCGATGAACCCCTCTGAAGGACTGCTGCCGCAGGCGGTCCTGGAAAAATTCGACCTTTTTGTGCAGGTAAACAGCCCGGGCCGGGAAGAGCGCCTCTCCGTCCTTAAGGAAGAAGCGCGGAAGCTGAAAGATACAGGGAAATCGGACAGCAGGAACGCGCGGCCGGCCGAAAGCGGGGAAAATCATGATGCACAGGGAATGGTGAAAGTCCTTCAGGAAACAGAAGACGTCAGGATGGCAAGAAGAGCAGCGGAATCCATGGAATGCAGCAGGGCGCATATGCTTCTTGCCGCATCCTATTGCCGCCAGGCGGGGACGCAGGGCAATGATGCAGAAATGGTGCTGCTCCGGGCGGCCGCTGCCTTGGGTGCCATAGAAAAAAGCAGTTTCATACTTCCAAAGCATATAGAAGAGGCTGCTATCTATGTACTGCCCCACCGCATGCACGAGGTGCAGGGAGAATCTGAAAGCCAGGAGGAACCGGAGGAAAGCAGGCAGGAGCAGCCGGCAGAAGATGCCGGGGAGGATGCGTCCCCTGAAAGCACAGAGGAAACGGATTTTTCCGATGGCGGCGATGGTGAGGTGGAAAATCCTCCGGCGGGTTCCGCAAATCAGGAAACGTCCATGGATTCTGGCCATCAAACAGATCCTGGAAAAGAGGAAGAGGGACAGGAAGAAAGCAGCGGATCTTTCAGCCTGCCGGATATAGTTGCGGCCATTGGCAGAAACCTTGGCGGACTTTCCTTCGGAACAGATCAGACCACCGACCGGTTTGCCAGAAGCGGATCAGGCAAACGGATGATGACGCAGAGCGATACGAAAGAAGGCCGGTATGTCAGGGCCGTGATGCCCAAGGGAAAGGATATCGACCTTGCCGTCGATGCAACGATCCGGGCTGCGGCGCCTTACCAGCGTTTGCGGGATAAGCACGGGCTTGCAATCGCCGTCCACAAGGAAGACTGGCGGAGCAAGCAGAGAGAAAGGCGCATCGGGTGCCATATTCTCTTCGTCGTCGATGCCAGCGGGTCCATGGGGGCAGAAAAACGTATGGAAGCCGTCAAGGGAGCCATATATTCCCTGCTGAGGGACGCCTATGAGAAGAGGGACTCTGTCGGCCTGATCGTTTTCAGGAAGAAAACGGCGGAAGTCGTCATTCCCTTCACACGAAGTGTGGAACTGGCGCAGAAAAATCTGGAGAAGATGGCGACGGGAGGACGGACGCCTCTGGCAGAAGGCCTGCACAAAGCATATGAGGAACTGAGGCGGCTTTTTATCAGGGAGCCGCACGGAAGGCCGCTCCTGGTCCTTGTGACCGACGGGCGCGCAACATACGGGCAGAGCAGTGATCCGGCGGAGGAAGCGATGGAAAGAGCCAGGGAACTTGCAAGCCTTGAGGTGGAAAGTATAGTGATTGACACGGAAAATGATTTCGTTTCCATGGGTATTGCCAGACCGCTGGCCAGGATTCTCAAAGCGGCCTGGTACCCTCTTGATTCTATTAATGAAAATGCAGTGCTCCGCGCTGTGCAGGGACCGAGGTTGAAAAAATGA
- the cobN gene encoding cobaltochelatase subunit CobN: MKHILFISNKNRQIAYMKRMAGHEALAGRITVSARRYTGDPAFDGEWTEALASADIVLVTHMGTGLDTRFMQKMAKWLQKHHHRYLMLVEEKSMDGLLEGITLEEAHQVSLYLAHSGEENYVNLMNYLAALDGDGDPGKVTPPKSHPWCGIVGRRGEVYASCEEYEKEYHFDKEEPCLGKVGVLFYRDEWIANELHYPFALFDTLRRNHLEPVLFFSPYMRNEERNQPSLKDSLDQLFGKDQLPLDALIDTCKFSFLSMKAMTLETLKSYDVPVFQAYVMYQSGEEWESSIEGLTPVEVSLSVGLPEMDGSLHGGVIASQETIDEESVYLPIEERVEAVVSRVRNWVLLRKKPNKDKRVAIIFHNYPPSNSNVGSAVGLDSPESVRLLLEAMKDEGYAVDHVPDDSQNLMEEVLTHATNDRKFLTAAAARLAEGHLEADAYKEFFSSLTEKAKKHIVEDWGEPIGDVFVYDNELLIPGFSNGNVWIGVQPPRGFSDDPNKLYHDPVSAPTHHYEGFYHWLREVWKADAVIHVGTHGNLEWLPGKGTGLSASCYPEMAIQDLPNIYPYWTTIVGEGIQAKRRGAACLVGHLTPPMDQSGLYDAYEELESLLDEYADYKQQKDEAKAEKAGELIIEKAKETHLYDEISCEGLDDLAGKLHELLTDMKYMQMRSGLHILGKSPEGEPLLNFLSGLVRTENGSVPSLPQVLASMRGYDLNELFEHSGEYTKEGRLKAKIVDEIMESAKGVLNYAASKDFQMDALDMDELISKVPLVSKEGAEKLVPVLEAVCGEYVPNLKKTSQEITSVMRGLEGQYIEPGPGGAPTGGRADVLPTGRNFYGIDERMLPTKTAYEVGRTLADQVIEAFIKEEGRYPEQIGIVLWAGSNTRSHGQCAGQFLNLLGVRPVWQGGSGRIVGLEAIPLSELKRPRIDVTGRISGLIRDMMPSVIRWLDKAVLLVSSLDESPEENFIKKHVAEDAALFEEDGDTPEDAYVKARWRIFGDPAGAYGAGVGAVLEAKNWESIDDLADVYVTWGGYSYSTDRPVTHDAKVFKRRLATMEVTVKNEDNREVSMLSSDDYNAYHGGMIAAVRSLSGKKPMSFVGDSSDSSRVVTRDLQTEIKRIFRSEAANPKYIEGMMKHGFKGAADMANYVAHSYQWDATSDVIDDWMYEELANKYALDAKVQEWMRKVNPWALQRISETLLEAQQRGLWNASEDMKKELQKIYLSIEGTLEEDADD, translated from the coding sequence ATGAAGCATATACTGTTTATCTCAAATAAAAATCGTCAGATTGCCTATATGAAACGAATGGCAGGGCACGAAGCACTCGCCGGCCGCATCACCGTGAGCGCAAGACGCTACACGGGCGATCCTGCTTTTGATGGGGAGTGGACAGAAGCTCTTGCATCAGCGGATATCGTCCTGGTGACCCATATGGGGACCGGACTGGACACGCGGTTCATGCAGAAGATGGCGAAGTGGCTGCAAAAGCATCATCACCGCTATCTGATGCTCGTCGAGGAAAAGAGCATGGACGGCCTTCTCGAAGGCATTACGCTGGAGGAGGCGCACCAGGTATCACTCTATTTGGCCCATTCAGGCGAGGAAAATTACGTAAACCTCATGAACTACCTGGCAGCGCTGGACGGAGACGGGGATCCCGGAAAAGTCACGCCGCCAAAGAGCCATCCCTGGTGCGGCATTGTAGGGCGCAGGGGGGAAGTCTATGCATCCTGCGAAGAGTATGAAAAGGAATACCACTTTGACAAGGAAGAGCCCTGCCTGGGAAAAGTCGGCGTCCTCTTCTACCGTGACGAATGGATTGCCAATGAACTCCATTACCCCTTTGCTTTATTTGATACGCTCCGCAGGAACCATCTGGAGCCGGTCCTGTTCTTTTCCCCGTATATGCGCAACGAGGAAAGAAATCAGCCGTCCCTGAAGGATTCGCTGGATCAGCTCTTTGGCAAAGACCAGCTGCCACTCGATGCGCTGATCGATACGTGCAAATTCTCATTCTTAAGCATGAAAGCCATGACGCTCGAAACACTGAAATCCTACGATGTTCCCGTATTTCAGGCCTATGTCATGTACCAGTCCGGGGAGGAATGGGAAAGCAGTATCGAAGGCCTGACGCCGGTCGAAGTGTCTCTCTCCGTGGGGCTTCCTGAAATGGATGGAAGCCTGCATGGCGGAGTGATTGCATCACAGGAAACCATCGATGAAGAATCCGTCTATCTTCCGATAGAGGAGCGGGTCGAAGCGGTGGTAAGCCGGGTAAGGAACTGGGTGCTCCTTCGCAAAAAGCCCAATAAGGACAAACGCGTGGCTATTATTTTCCATAACTATCCGCCGTCGAATTCCAATGTCGGCTCGGCCGTGGGACTGGACTCTCCGGAGTCGGTGCGCCTGCTGCTGGAGGCCATGAAGGATGAGGGATATGCCGTCGATCATGTGCCGGATGACAGCCAGAACCTCATGGAAGAAGTGCTGACCCATGCGACAAATGACAGGAAATTCCTGACGGCCGCGGCAGCCAGACTGGCAGAGGGGCACCTGGAAGCCGATGCCTACAAGGAATTTTTCAGCAGTCTTACCGAAAAGGCAAAAAAACATATCGTCGAAGACTGGGGAGAACCGATCGGCGATGTATTTGTGTATGATAACGAGCTCCTGATTCCCGGCTTCTCCAACGGGAATGTATGGATCGGCGTGCAGCCGCCGCGCGGATTCAGTGATGACCCGAACAAGCTATACCATGATCCCGTGTCAGCACCTACGCACCATTACGAAGGCTTCTATCACTGGCTGAGAGAGGTGTGGAAAGCGGATGCCGTCATCCATGTGGGAACCCATGGCAATCTGGAATGGCTGCCCGGGAAGGGGACGGGCCTCAGCGCATCCTGCTATCCGGAGATGGCGATCCAGGATCTGCCCAATATTTATCCGTACTGGACGACAATCGTGGGAGAAGGCATCCAGGCGAAACGGCGCGGAGCTGCCTGCCTCGTCGGGCACCTGACGCCGCCTATGGATCAGTCAGGGCTCTATGATGCGTATGAAGAGCTGGAATCCCTTCTGGATGAATATGCGGATTACAAACAGCAGAAGGATGAAGCAAAAGCGGAGAAGGCAGGAGAACTCATCATCGAGAAAGCGAAAGAGACGCATCTCTATGATGAAATCAGCTGCGAAGGGCTGGACGACCTGGCCGGCAAGCTCCACGAGCTTCTGACAGACATGAAGTATATGCAGATGCGGAGCGGCCTCCACATACTGGGGAAGAGCCCGGAAGGAGAGCCCCTGCTGAATTTCCTCTCGGGACTTGTACGCACAGAAAACGGCTCCGTGCCGTCCCTGCCGCAGGTGCTCGCGTCCATGCGCGGCTATGACCTCAATGAACTTTTCGAGCATAGCGGCGAATATACGAAAGAAGGCAGGCTGAAGGCAAAAATCGTAGATGAAATCATGGAAAGTGCCAAAGGCGTCCTGAACTATGCCGCATCCAAAGATTTCCAGATGGATGCTTTGGATATGGATGAGCTCATTTCAAAAGTTCCCCTGGTTTCCAAAGAGGGCGCGGAGAAGCTGGTTCCCGTGCTTGAAGCAGTATGCGGCGAATATGTGCCCAACCTCAAAAAGACCAGCCAGGAAATCACCTCTGTGATGCGCGGACTGGAAGGGCAGTACATAGAACCCGGACCCGGCGGAGCGCCTACGGGGGGCCGCGCGGACGTTCTTCCGACGGGACGCAATTTCTATGGCATCGATGAACGTATGCTGCCGACAAAGACGGCCTATGAAGTGGGGAGGACTCTGGCGGATCAGGTCATTGAGGCTTTCATCAAGGAAGAAGGGAGATATCCGGAACAGATCGGCATCGTACTCTGGGCGGGAAGCAATACAAGAAGCCACGGGCAGTGCGCAGGTCAGTTCCTGAATCTCCTGGGCGTCAGGCCTGTATGGCAGGGCGGCAGCGGCCGTATCGTTGGCCTGGAGGCGATTCCGCTGTCGGAACTCAAGCGCCCCAGAATCGATGTGACGGGGCGCATCAGCGGCCTTATACGCGATATGATGCCGTCTGTGATCCGGTGGCTGGACAAGGCTGTGCTGCTCGTTTCCTCGCTGGATGAATCGCCTGAAGAAAATTTCATCAAGAAACACGTTGCAGAAGATGCGGCGCTTTTTGAAGAAGACGGCGATACCCCGGAAGATGCCTATGTCAAAGCGCGCTGGCGTATTTTCGGCGATCCGGCAGGCGCGTACGGCGCTGGCGTCGGGGCTGTTCTTGAGGCTAAGAACTGGGAATCCATTGATGACCTGGCGGATGTCTATGTGACATGGGGCGGATACAGCTACAGCACGGACCGCCCGGTCACCCATGATGCCAAGGTATTCAAACGCAGGCTGGCTACCATGGAAGTGACCGTCAAGAATGAGGATAACCGTGAAGTCAGCATGCTGAGCTCGGATGATTACAATGCCTATCACGGGGGTATGATTGCCGCTGTCAGAAGCTTGAGCGGCAAGAAGCCGATGTCATTTGTCGGCGACAGCAGCGATTCATCGCGCGTCGTCACACGTGACCTGCAGACGGAAATAAAGCGTATCTTCCGCTCGGAAGCGGCAAACCCGAAGTATATAGAGGGCATGATGAAGCACGGCTTCAAAGGGGCGGCGGATATGGCCAATTATGTAGCGCACAGCTACCAGTGGGATGCGACCAGCGATGTGATCGACGACTGGATGTATGAGGAACTGGCCAATAAGTATGCCCTTGATGCCAAAGTGCAGGAATGGATGAGAAAGGTCAATCCGTGGGCGCTGCAGCGCATATCGGAGACCTTGCTGGAGGCACAGCAGAGAGGACTCTGGAATGCCAGTGAAGATATGAAAAAAGAACTGCAGAAGATCTACTTGTCGATAGAAGGCACCCTTGAAGAAGATGCAGACGACTAG
- a CDS encoding peptide deformylase: MIKNIVRDILFLQRKAEPATKDDWQVGRDLTDTLESKLDTCAGLAANMIGSTKAVIVFRQGNKSVVMYNPEIVKTSPAPYDAEEGCLSLDGRRPCKRYDKIEVKFMDSLFRKKTKTFTGFTAEVIQHEIDHLHGILI; the protein is encoded by the coding sequence ATGATAAAAAATATTGTAAGAGACATTCTTTTCCTGCAGAGGAAAGCAGAGCCGGCGACAAAGGACGACTGGCAGGTCGGAAGGGACCTCACTGATACGCTCGAGAGCAAGCTTGATACCTGCGCAGGCCTTGCCGCCAATATGATCGGGAGCACGAAGGCAGTCATCGTTTTCCGTCAGGGAAATAAGTCCGTCGTCATGTACAATCCGGAAATCGTAAAGACCTCCCCTGCCCCGTATGATGCCGAGGAAGGCTGCCTGTCCCTCGACGGCCGCCGTCCCTGCAAAAGGTATGACAAGATCGAGGTCAAATTCATGGATTCCCTCTTCCGCAAGAAGACGAAGACCTTCACGGGATTTACGGCAGAAGTCATCCAGCACGAAATCGACCACCTGCATGGGATTTTGATCTGA
- a CDS encoding NAD(P)H-dependent oxidoreductase encodes MAKILVISGHPHLDQSLANQTILTELKNSGLDITIEDLSKIGWDFDIEAERKAVVEADALVFEFPLYWYSYPALLKKWVEEVLAHGFAYGTGGTALQGKDFFISSTAGGPEASYSHEGPQNHPISEFFFNFDQLAAFTGMKKHEPVITYGCMYVPGISTEEDKQKIVDNCKASAKKLIEELKKI; translated from the coding sequence ATGGCAAAAATTTTAGTTATTTCCGGACATCCGCATCTTGACCAGTCTCTGGCAAACCAGACCATCCTCACCGAACTCAAGAATTCCGGCCTCGACATCACCATCGAAGATCTCTCCAAAATCGGCTGGGACTTCGACATCGAAGCGGAAAGAAAAGCTGTCGTAGAGGCAGATGCTCTTGTATTTGAATTCCCGCTCTACTGGTACTCCTACCCGGCACTCCTGAAGAAATGGGTCGAAGAAGTCCTCGCTCACGGCTTCGCATACGGCACCGGCGGAACAGCTCTGCAGGGAAAGGATTTCTTCATTTCCAGCACCGCTGGCGGCCCGGAAGCATCCTACAGCCATGAAGGCCCGCAGAACCATCCGATCAGCGAATTCTTCTTCAACTTCGACCAGCTCGCAGCCTTCACCGGCATGAAGAAGCATGAACCGGTCATCACCTACGGCTGCATGTACGTACCAGGCATTTCCACCGAAGAAGACAAGCAGAAGATCGTAGATAACTGCAAAGCAAGCGCTAAGAAACTCATCGAAGAACTGAAAAAGATCTAA
- a CDS encoding sulfite exporter TauE/SafE family protein, with protein MLKQRNVVNEMDLMMLPEFVKLALFMAAVFISNIIQALTGFAGVMLSIPPTILLYGPDMAKAVINVICWLVCVLLMVQNRKYINPKELFRIVAFMLVGMAIGIHLYNVVNQAILVPLYGGIIVAVALKNLFMKQSNSSLPAWIAIPVLLGAGIIHGMFASGGALLVVYLVATFRDKDSFRANVASVWSILNLVLMFNDYSKGLYNAQFLQLLALGVIPLVFAIWLGNKIHDMINQKMFNRLTYCLLLAAGSMILI; from the coding sequence ATGTTAAAACAAAGAAATGTGGTGAACGAGATGGATCTTATGATGCTTCCAGAATTTGTAAAATTAGCTCTCTTTATGGCAGCCGTATTTATTTCAAATATAATACAGGCCCTGACCGGATTTGCCGGCGTGATGCTCTCCATCCCGCCGACCATCCTCCTCTACGGACCAGATATGGCCAAAGCGGTCATAAATGTCATCTGCTGGCTCGTATGCGTTCTGCTCATGGTGCAGAACCGCAAATATATCAACCCGAAGGAACTCTTCCGAATCGTTGCCTTCATGCTCGTCGGCATGGCTATCGGCATTCACCTCTACAACGTCGTGAACCAGGCCATCCTCGTTCCTCTCTACGGCGGCATCATCGTAGCCGTTGCACTGAAGAACCTCTTCATGAAGCAGTCTAATTCCTCCCTCCCGGCATGGATTGCCATCCCGGTACTCCTCGGTGCAGGAATCATCCACGGCATGTTCGCTTCCGGCGGCGCCCTCCTGGTCGTCTACCTGGTTGCCACCTTCCGTGACAAAGACTCCTTCCGCGCCAACGTCGCTTCCGTATGGTCGATCCTGAACCTCGTCCTGATGTTCAACGACTATTCCAAAGGCCTCTACAACGCGCAGTTTCTCCAGCTCCTGGCACTCGGCGTCATCCCGCTCGTATTTGCCATCTGGCTCGGGAACAAGATTCATGACATGATCAACCAGAAAATGTTCAACCGCCTGACTTACTGCTTACTTCTTGCAGCAGGCAGCATGATCCTGATCTGA
- a CDS encoding metalloregulator ArsR/SmtB family transcription factor, which translates to MDYKNDVRIIKALTDENRLAILHMLQDGSKCACVILEELHITQPTLSHHMKILCDTGLVDSCKCGKWMYYSLSLEGGRTLRALVERYTISEEAYADYKTCEFCRDNGAGDPCQDDGKEAGK; encoded by the coding sequence ATGGATTATAAAAACGATGTACGGATCATAAAAGCGCTGACGGATGAGAACCGTCTGGCGATTCTCCATATGCTGCAGGACGGTTCAAAATGTGCCTGCGTTATTTTAGAGGAGCTGCACATCACGCAGCCGACGCTTTCGCACCACATGAAAATTCTCTGCGATACAGGCCTTGTCGATTCCTGCAAGTGCGGGAAGTGGATGTATTATTCGCTGTCGCTGGAAGGCGGCAGGACGCTGCGCGCACTGGTAGAGCGCTACACCATCAGCGAAGAAGCCTATGCGGATTACAAGACCTGCGAATTCTGCAGGGATAACGGAGCAGGGGATCCCTGCCAGGATGACGGAAAGGAAGCCGGAAAATGA
- the arsB gene encoding ACR3 family arsenite efflux transporter, whose amino-acid sequence MSQEKQEGISFFNRYLTVWVFLCMAAGVLIGKAAPSVTAFLGNMTIAGISIPIAILIWVMIYPMMMKVDFESVREIGKNPKGLIVTWIVNWLIKPFTMYGIASFFLFVVFKAWIAPDIATQYLAGAVLLGAAPCTAMVFVWSSLTKGNPAYTVVQVATNDLIILVLFVPIVKFLLGVSHVEVPYSTLFLSVLLFVVIPLAGGILTRISVIKSHGREYFEKTFIHKFDNATTIGLLLTLILIFAGQTEVILSNPLHIVLIAVPLILQTFLIFFIAYGACRILKLPYDISAPAALIGASNFFELSVAVAIALFGTTSPAALATTVGVLTEVPVMLTLVRIANSTQDYFPKRKAK is encoded by the coding sequence ATGAGCCAGGAAAAACAGGAAGGCATCAGCTTCTTCAACCGCTACCTGACGGTCTGGGTATTTCTCTGCATGGCCGCCGGCGTGCTTATTGGTAAAGCCGCGCCGTCCGTGACGGCTTTTCTTGGAAATATGACGATTGCAGGGATTTCCATACCGATCGCCATCCTCATCTGGGTCATGATTTATCCCATGATGATGAAGGTCGACTTTGAAAGCGTCAGGGAAATCGGGAAAAATCCGAAGGGCCTCATCGTCACATGGATCGTGAACTGGCTCATCAAGCCGTTCACCATGTACGGCATCGCCAGTTTCTTCCTCTTCGTCGTATTCAAAGCGTGGATAGCGCCGGACATTGCGACGCAGTACCTTGCCGGCGCCGTGCTCCTGGGGGCGGCTCCCTGTACGGCCATGGTCTTCGTCTGGAGCTCTCTGACAAAAGGAAATCCGGCGTATACTGTCGTCCAGGTCGCAACGAATGATCTCATCATCCTTGTCCTTTTCGTGCCGATCGTGAAATTCCTCCTGGGCGTGTCCCATGTCGAAGTCCCGTACAGCACGCTTTTCCTAAGTGTCCTCCTCTTCGTCGTCATTCCGCTTGCAGGAGGCATCCTGACACGTATCAGCGTCATCAAGAGCCATGGCAGGGAGTACTTCGAAAAGACATTCATCCACAAATTCGATAATGCGACGACCATCGGACTTCTCCTTACGCTGATCCTCATCTTTGCCGGCCAGACTGAAGTCATCCTGTCGAATCCGCTGCACATCGTCCTCATCGCCGTGCCGCTCATTCTTCAGACATTCCTTATCTTCTTTATCGCCTATGGTGCCTGCCGCATCCTGAAGCTGCCATATGATATTTCCGCTCCGGCAGCCTTGATCGGCGCATCCAATTTCTTTGAGCTCTCCGTGGCCGTCGCCATTGCCCTTTTCGGCACGACGAGCCCTGCCGCGCTGGCAACCACCGTCGGCGTGCTGACAGAAGTTCCTGTCATGCTCACCCTTGTCCGCATCGCCAATTCGACGCAGGACTATTTCCCAAAGAGGAAAGCAAAATGA